One part of the Anaerolineales bacterium genome encodes these proteins:
- a CDS encoding DUF2089 domain-containing protein encodes MHSAPHACPVCQGELTLTRLVCRECETAIEGRFESGPFSRLSAQQLHFVEAFVRNEGKITRMEEEFKLSYPTIRSRLHEVIRALGYEPGKDSATTLSEEERRKILEDLDSGKITSEEAMRMLE; translated from the coding sequence ATGCATTCAGCCCCGCATGCCTGCCCCGTGTGCCAGGGTGAGCTCACGCTCACCCGCTTGGTCTGCCGTGAGTGCGAGACGGCGATCGAAGGCCGCTTTGAATCCGGCCCCTTCTCGCGCCTCAGCGCCCAACAGCTCCACTTCGTGGAAGCGTTTGTGCGCAATGAGGGCAAGATCACGCGCATGGAGGAGGAGTTCAAACTCTCCTATCCCACCATTCGCAGCCGTCTGCACGAGGTCATCCGTGCCCTGGGCTATGAGCCCGGCAAGGACAGCGCCACCACGCTGAGCGAGGAGGAGCGCCGCAAGATCCTGGAGGATCTGGACAGCGGCAAGATCACCTCTGAAGAAGCCATGCGCATGCTCGAGTAG
- a CDS encoding alpha-ketoacid dehydrogenase subunit beta produces the protein MPSANGTREITYVEAVREALTQSMQADERVFLIGEDIGVYGGAFGVSAGMHAQFGGERVIDTPISEAAIVGACVGAALTGMRPVGEIQFMDFITLGMEQLVLQAAKVRFMFGGKATVPMVLRTPGGSGTGAAAQHSESLETWFTHVPGLKVVMPSSPYDAKGLLMAAIQDENPVIFVEHKLLYKISGPVPEEPYTIPLGEPNIVREGKHLTVVATSIMVQRAKQAAEELAKEGIEIEIVDPRTLNPFDDSLMIQSVIKTGKALVVHEAVKTSGYGAELVSRIVESEAFDYLEAPVRRLAGLDIPIPYNRNLEYHAVPQVENIVAEARKLVRGEY, from the coding sequence ATGCCTAGCGCCAACGGCACGCGTGAGATCACGTACGTCGAAGCCGTGCGTGAAGCGCTCACCCAGTCCATGCAGGCTGATGAACGCGTCTTCCTGATCGGTGAGGACATTGGCGTGTACGGCGGCGCCTTTGGCGTCTCCGCCGGCATGCACGCCCAGTTCGGCGGTGAGCGCGTGATCGACACACCCATTTCCGAAGCCGCCATCGTGGGCGCTTGCGTGGGCGCCGCCCTCACCGGCATGCGCCCGGTGGGCGAGATCCAGTTCATGGATTTCATCACTTTGGGCATGGAGCAGTTGGTGCTCCAGGCCGCCAAGGTGCGTTTCATGTTCGGCGGCAAGGCCACCGTGCCCATGGTGCTGCGCACGCCCGGCGGCTCCGGCACCGGCGCGGCCGCCCAGCACTCCGAAAGCCTCGAGACTTGGTTCACGCATGTGCCCGGCCTCAAAGTCGTCATGCCCAGCTCTCCGTATGACGCCAAGGGCTTGCTCATGGCTGCCATTCAGGACGAGAACCCGGTCATCTTCGTTGAGCATAAGCTGCTCTATAAGATCAGCGGCCCTGTGCCCGAGGAGCCCTACACCATTCCCCTGGGCGAACCCAACATCGTACGTGAGGGCAAACATCTCACCGTGGTTGCCACTTCCATCATGGTGCAGCGCGCCAAACAAGCTGCTGAAGAGTTGGCCAAAGAGGGTATCGAGATCGAGATCGTCGATCCGCGTACCCTCAACCCGTTTGACGACAGTCTGATGATCCAGTCAGTGATCAAGACTGGCAAAGCGCTCGTAGTGCACGAAGCGGTCAAGACCAGCGGCTACGGCGCCGAGCTCGTCTCGCGCATCGTCGAAAGCGAAGCCTTCGATTACCTCGAAGCCCCGGTGCGCCGCCTGGCCGGCCTCGACATCCCCATTCCCTACAACCGCAATCTGGAGTATCACGCCGTGCCGCAGGTCGAGAACATCGTGGCCGAAGCGCGCAAGCTTGTGCGCGGGGAATACTAA
- a CDS encoding inositol monophosphatase, which yields MAVSCAREAGALLLEGFDKQKTIDHKSSAVDWVTEYDRASEKLIVARLTAAFPDHGLMGEEGSRREGKDGYAWYVDPLDGTTNYAHQFPMFAVSIALYKDAQPLVGVVYDPLRDELFTAKAGQGAFLTKTSGTQQLQVSQAQVLATSLLATGFPYDSHTSPHNNSVELSFFVRKAQGIRRAGSAALDMAYVAAGRLDGYWEFKLFAWDMAAARLIVEEAGGRFTQPGGQTVSMDMQQSACVSNTHIHDEMLAVLAEAAQQRATA from the coding sequence TTGGCCGTTAGTTGTGCCCGAGAGGCGGGTGCGCTGCTGCTTGAAGGCTTTGATAAGCAGAAGACCATTGACCACAAAAGCTCCGCGGTGGATTGGGTCACAGAGTATGACCGTGCCTCCGAGAAGCTGATCGTTGCGCGCCTCACCGCCGCCTTCCCGGACCATGGCCTCATGGGCGAGGAAGGCAGCCGCCGCGAAGGTAAAGACGGTTACGCCTGGTATGTGGACCCGCTGGATGGCACTACCAACTACGCCCACCAGTTCCCCATGTTTGCCGTCTCGATCGCGCTGTATAAAGATGCCCAGCCCTTGGTCGGTGTCGTCTACGACCCCCTTCGTGATGAACTGTTTACCGCCAAGGCAGGCCAAGGCGCCTTTCTGACCAAAACCAGCGGCACGCAGCAGCTGCAGGTGAGTCAGGCCCAGGTGTTGGCCACCAGCCTGCTGGCCACCGGCTTCCCGTATGACAGCCATACCAGCCCGCACAACAACTCGGTTGAGCTCAGCTTCTTTGTACGCAAGGCTCAGGGTATCCGCCGGGCCGGCTCGGCCGCGCTGGATATGGCCTATGTGGCCGCTGGCCGCCTGGATGGCTATTGGGAGTTCAAGCTCTTCGCCTGGGACATGGCTGCTGCCCGCCTCATCGTCGAAGAAGCCGGCGGCCGCTTTACCCAGCCGGGTGGGCAGACCGTCAGCATGGATATGCAGCAGTCGGCCTGTGTCAGCAACACCCACATTCACGACGAAATGCTGGCCGTGCTTGCGGAGGCCGCCCAACAGCGCGCCACAGCCTAA
- the ptsP gene encoding phosphoenolpyruvate--protein phosphotransferase, producing the protein METTLENLMFKGVPAANGIAIGKPWVYHPQTAHIVRRTVSDVQKELARFEAAKHIAVQQLAGLQEKAHAEIGQHEAAIFEAHQMFLEDPELLKAITRRVREELICAEAAVDEAVQEAAAELAAIEDEYFQARAIDLRDVGRRLVHLLLGVDTEVKDFPDEPVIVFAEDLTPSDTVQFERSKLLALVTVQGGPTSHTAILANSMGIPAIVSAPVDLAAVEHSTLGVVDGRTGEVLLDPSADKLEAFQAEQTRLQAKRAAAKARSQETATTTDGHQVEVVANIGNAQDALQALEYGAEGVGLFRTEFLFLDRHAMPTEFEQTNAYREIFDVMRGKPIVVRTLDIGGDKSVDYLGFKTEANPFLGWRAIRMMSERPDLLLSQFRALLKAGVDTDLCIMVPMVSRLTEVEQARALLRVAQEELTAEGVPFCQTLQFGIMIEVPSAVLVADHIAPLVDFFSIGTNDLTQYTMAVDRTNERVVNIASPFHPSVLRLIKLTIDAAHAQGKWVGVCGEFAGEPLAVPLLLGMGLDEFSMSPVSVPEVKDLIRRFSIEECKDVASRALRLPKTEAVQAYLRSIVSAKQ; encoded by the coding sequence ATGGAAACCACGCTTGAAAACCTGATGTTCAAAGGGGTGCCGGCTGCCAACGGCATAGCGATTGGCAAGCCGTGGGTCTACCACCCCCAAACGGCGCACATCGTGCGCCGCACGGTTTCAGACGTGCAGAAAGAGCTGGCCCGTTTTGAAGCGGCCAAGCATATTGCTGTCCAGCAGTTGGCCGGCCTGCAAGAGAAAGCCCACGCCGAGATTGGCCAGCATGAAGCGGCTATCTTCGAAGCCCACCAGATGTTTCTAGAGGACCCCGAGCTACTGAAAGCCATCACCCGCCGCGTGCGTGAGGAGCTGATCTGCGCCGAAGCCGCCGTGGATGAAGCCGTGCAAGAGGCCGCCGCTGAGCTGGCTGCCATCGAGGACGAGTATTTTCAGGCCCGCGCCATTGACCTGCGTGATGTCGGCCGTCGCCTGGTGCACCTCCTGCTCGGCGTTGATACTGAAGTCAAGGATTTTCCTGATGAGCCGGTCATCGTCTTCGCCGAAGACCTGACTCCTTCCGATACCGTGCAATTTGAGCGTAGCAAGCTGCTGGCCCTCGTCACCGTCCAGGGTGGGCCTACGTCGCATACCGCCATCCTCGCCAACAGCATGGGCATTCCTGCCATCGTCAGCGCGCCGGTGGACCTCGCCGCGGTCGAGCATTCCACCCTCGGCGTGGTGGATGGCCGCACCGGCGAAGTGCTGCTCGACCCCTCGGCTGACAAGCTGGAAGCCTTTCAGGCGGAGCAAACCCGCCTGCAGGCCAAGCGGGCTGCTGCCAAAGCCCGCAGCCAGGAAACCGCCACTACGACTGACGGCCACCAGGTCGAAGTAGTGGCCAACATTGGCAACGCGCAAGACGCGTTGCAGGCGTTGGAGTACGGCGCCGAGGGCGTCGGCTTGTTCCGCACCGAGTTCCTGTTCCTCGACCGGCATGCCATGCCGACTGAGTTCGAGCAGACCAACGCCTACCGCGAGATCTTTGACGTGATGCGCGGCAAGCCGATCGTTGTGCGCACGCTGGATATTGGCGGCGACAAATCGGTGGACTATCTTGGCTTCAAGACTGAGGCCAATCCCTTCCTGGGCTGGCGCGCCATCCGCATGATGAGCGAGCGCCCCGACCTGCTGCTCTCCCAGTTTCGCGCCTTGCTCAAAGCGGGAGTGGATACTGACCTGTGCATCATGGTCCCCATGGTCTCGCGCCTCACTGAGGTCGAACAGGCGCGTGCCTTGCTGCGCGTAGCGCAGGAAGAGCTGACCGCCGAAGGAGTGCCGTTCTGCCAGACCTTGCAATTCGGCATCATGATCGAGGTGCCCTCGGCTGTGCTGGTGGCCGATCACATTGCCCCGCTGGTGGATTTCTTCAGCATCGGCACCAACGACCTGACCCAGTACACCATGGCGGTTGACCGCACCAATGAGCGCGTCGTCAATATCGCCAGCCCCTTCCATCCCAGCGTGCTGCGCCTGATCAAGCTCACCATTGACGCCGCTCATGCCCAGGGCAAATGGGTCGGCGTGTGCGGCGAATTTGCGGGCGAACCGCTGGCCGTGCCCCTGTTGCTCGGCATGGGGCTGGATGAGTTCAGCATGTCGCCGGTCAGCGTGCCCGAGGTAAAGGATCTCATCCGCCGCTTCTCAATAGAAGAGTGCAAAGATGTCGCCAGCCGCGCCTTGCGTCTGCCCAAAACCGAAGCCGTGCAGGCCTATCTGCGCTCGATCGTCAGCGCCAAACAATAA
- a CDS encoding thiamine pyrophosphate-dependent dehydrogenase E1 component subunit alpha: MAKSKNAQTSQAAAKRKLSEKQLHDMLYTMMLIRRFEEKALDLYSLGKVHGTMHLSIGQEATAVGASGALTQQDYLLNTHRGHGHCLAWGSQADLMMAEFMGKETGYCRGRGGSMHIANVDANNLGANGIVAGGLPISVGVGLSIRARNTEQVVMVVFGDGASNEGAFHESINMASIWNLPVIFLCENNQYAMSMPVEKSINIDRISDRAAAYGIEGVTVDGNDPEAVYAAVSSARQRAVAGKGPTLIECNTYRYMGHSKSDRQAYRTRDEVKAWMDKDPIERLVANLGMSKEDKDALFKKAEAEIAKAVEFAEASPEPDVADIMEGVYA; the protein is encoded by the coding sequence ATGGCAAAAAGCAAGAACGCACAAACTTCACAGGCAGCCGCTAAACGCAAACTGAGCGAGAAGCAGCTTCATGACATGCTCTACACCATGATGCTCATCCGCCGTTTTGAGGAAAAGGCGCTGGATCTGTATTCGCTGGGCAAGGTCCACGGCACCATGCACCTCTCCATCGGGCAGGAAGCTACGGCGGTGGGCGCATCCGGCGCGCTGACCCAGCAAGACTATTTGCTCAACACCCATCGCGGCCACGGCCACTGCCTGGCCTGGGGCAGCCAGGCTGATTTGATGATGGCCGAGTTCATGGGCAAGGAAACCGGTTACTGCCGCGGCCGCGGCGGCTCCATGCACATCGCCAATGTTGACGCCAATAACCTGGGCGCCAACGGCATTGTGGCCGGCGGCCTGCCCATCTCGGTCGGGGTGGGACTCAGCATCCGCGCCCGCAACACCGAGCAGGTCGTGATGGTCGTGTTCGGCGACGGCGCCTCGAACGAAGGCGCCTTCCACGAGTCGATCAACATGGCCAGCATCTGGAACCTGCCAGTCATCTTCCTGTGCGAGAACAACCAATATGCCATGTCCATGCCGGTCGAAAAGAGCATAAACATTGACCGCATCAGTGACCGCGCCGCGGCCTACGGCATTGAGGGCGTCACCGTTGACGGCAATGACCCCGAGGCGGTGTATGCGGCCGTCTCCAGCGCACGCCAGCGTGCCGTTGCCGGCAAAGGCCCCACCTTGATCGAATGCAACACCTATCGCTACATGGGCCACTCCAAGAGTGACCGCCAGGCTTATCGCACCCGTGATGAGGTCAAGGCCTGGATGGATAAAGACCCCATCGAGCGTTTGGTTGCCAATCTGGGCATGAGCAAAGAGGACAAGGACGCCTTGTTCAAGAAAGCCGAAGCCGAGATCGCCAAAGCGGTTGAGTTTGCCGAGGCCAGCCCCGAGCCGGATGTGGCCGACATCATGGAGGGCGTATATGCCTAG
- a CDS encoding class II aldolase/adducin family protein, with amino-acid sequence MRKRASDPASAKNGGVVDRLSTTYGHLWGKKPQAVAKPRALTSEVRDLFAADAVRAEMIATAAHAAQLGLVAGQLSEASLRLGGDKFLVTAASSWLYQLHDDDLLLASDTPEKGFAEEALPTYWPLHLAGYRQTPQAGAALLGHPAAALALMAAGKLPAPGLLAGAEALGNFVMCAAEAEQVSQALGPARVIFVKGVGVLVFAETLQQAVIDLQLVNRLSEISWYQTRGM; translated from the coding sequence ATGCGAAAGCGAGCGTCTGACCCCGCGTCCGCCAAAAACGGAGGCGTGGTGGATCGTTTGTCCACCACCTATGGCCACCTGTGGGGCAAAAAGCCCCAGGCAGTGGCCAAGCCTCGCGCCCTCACGTCAGAAGTGCGTGATCTGTTCGCCGCAGACGCTGTGCGCGCCGAGATGATCGCTACCGCCGCTCACGCCGCCCAACTGGGCTTGGTGGCCGGCCAATTGAGCGAGGCCAGCCTGCGCTTGGGCGGGGATAAATTCCTGGTGACCGCCGCCAGCAGCTGGCTCTACCAGCTGCACGACGATGACCTGCTGCTGGCTTCGGATACGCCTGAAAAAGGCTTTGCCGAAGAGGCATTACCCACTTACTGGCCCCTGCACCTGGCGGGTTACCGCCAGACGCCGCAAGCCGGCGCCGCACTGCTGGGCCACCCGGCCGCCGCACTGGCGCTGATGGCGGCGGGCAAGCTGCCCGCCCCGGGCCTGCTGGCCGGCGCCGAGGCGCTGGGCAACTTTGTGATGTGCGCCGCCGAGGCTGAGCAAGTGAGCCAGGCGCTCGGCCCCGCCCGCGTGATATTTGTAAAAGGTGTTGGCGTGCTGGTGTTCGCCGAGACCTTGCAGCAGGCCGTGATCGACCTGCAATTGGTGAACCGCCTGTCTGAAATTAGCTGGTATCAGACCCGCGGCATGTGA
- a CDS encoding zinc ribbon domain-containing protein: MPVYTYRCDNCGHEFDRQQSFEDSPLKVCPECRKHTLNKVYRAAGVVFKGSGFYVTDKSRKAASPAPTNGKKAKETTSTSSGTEAKGETKTEKPTAKPKSDD; this comes from the coding sequence ATGCCAGTTTATACATACCGCTGTGATAACTGCGGCCATGAGTTTGACCGCCAGCAAAGTTTTGAAGACAGCCCGCTCAAAGTATGCCCTGAGTGCCGCAAGCACACGCTCAACAAGGTGTATCGCGCGGCGGGTGTGGTGTTTAAGGGCTCGGGCTTTTATGTGACGGACAAAAGCCGCAAAGCCGCCAGCCCTGCGCCTACTAATGGCAAAAAGGCCAAGGAAACTACGAGCACGAGCTCAGGCACAGAAGCTAAAGGCGAAACCAAGACCGAGAAACCGACTGCCAAGCCAAAATCTGACGACTAA
- a CDS encoding 2-oxo acid dehydrogenase subunit E2, with the protein MAKEVIMPVFGFNQETSQIVSWLVKDGQSVEQGDPIAEVTTDKINMEIEAPTAGVFSGAGYAAGETVPVTTVIAYILEPGEKAPDAPAKALAAPHAAATPDAAQKSSSIDHPLPQTAQQPASPTPAYQPPAADGRVAPVSDLAAKVASEHGVDLAAVRGSGVGGRITRRDVESYLGAGQLASETAAPAVGSGAKVRATPAARKLASQRNIPLASVRGSGPHGRVQAADVQAAQAAPAARPHTAAPAQPGGVLRIPFTQMRRTIADNLQRSMQEAPHIYFQVDADMSALNDMVAEANRTAVDGDAKVTLTAVLAKAVAWTLLRNPKLNSHLGQGEVLQYQDINLGLAVALDEGLIVPVIHNADHKSVRQLAAEVNDLASRARSGKLKPADLQGATFTISNLGMFRVDRFTAIINPPQVGILAIGRASRRLVPDAQGQASVRPIATLTLSVDHRVIDGAVAAAFLDDLSAVCERPHLMAL; encoded by the coding sequence ATGGCCAAAGAAGTCATCATGCCCGTTTTTGGTTTTAACCAGGAGACCAGCCAGATCGTCTCCTGGCTGGTCAAAGACGGCCAGTCGGTGGAGCAGGGCGACCCCATCGCCGAGGTCACTACCGACAAGATCAACATGGAGATCGAAGCTCCCACCGCTGGCGTGTTCAGCGGGGCAGGCTATGCCGCCGGTGAAACCGTTCCGGTCACCACTGTCATTGCGTACATCCTGGAGCCGGGCGAGAAAGCTCCTGATGCGCCCGCCAAGGCCCTCGCAGCCCCACACGCTGCCGCCACCCCTGACGCGGCGCAAAAATCAAGTAGTATCGACCACCCCCTCCCCCAAACCGCGCAACAGCCAGCTTCCCCAACCCCTGCCTACCAGCCGCCCGCTGCCGACGGCCGCGTAGCGCCCGTGTCTGACCTGGCCGCCAAAGTGGCCAGCGAACACGGCGTGGATCTGGCCGCCGTGCGCGGCAGTGGGGTGGGCGGGCGTATTACCCGCCGAGATGTTGAGAGCTACCTTGGCGCGGGCCAGCTGGCCTCGGAGACAGCGGCTCCGGCGGTGGGCAGCGGCGCCAAGGTGCGCGCCACCCCGGCCGCCCGCAAGCTGGCCAGCCAGCGCAACATCCCGCTGGCAAGCGTGCGCGGCAGTGGCCCGCATGGCCGTGTCCAGGCCGCCGATGTGCAGGCTGCACAGGCTGCTCCCGCTGCCCGCCCACACACGGCCGCCCCGGCCCAGCCGGGCGGCGTGCTACGCATCCCCTTCACCCAGATGCGCCGCACCATTGCCGACAATCTGCAGCGCAGCATGCAAGAGGCGCCGCATATCTACTTCCAGGTGGATGCGGACATGAGCGCCCTCAACGATATGGTTGCTGAAGCCAATCGCACCGCCGTAGATGGTGACGCCAAAGTCACCCTCACCGCGGTGCTCGCCAAAGCCGTGGCCTGGACCCTGCTGCGCAATCCCAAACTCAACAGCCACCTGGGGCAGGGCGAAGTCTTGCAATATCAAGACATCAACCTTGGCCTCGCCGTAGCGCTGGATGAGGGCCTGATCGTCCCCGTCATTCACAATGCTGATCACAAGAGTGTGCGCCAGCTGGCCGCCGAAGTAAATGATTTGGCAAGCCGCGCCCGTAGTGGTAAGCTGAAGCCCGCTGATCTGCAAGGAGCAACGTTTACAATCTCCAACCTCGGCATGTTCCGGGTCGATCGCTTCACCGCAATCATCAACCCGCCGCAGGTTGGTATTCTGGCCATCGGGCGCGCCTCCCGCCGCCTGGTGCCAGATGCGCAAGGTCAGGCCAGCGTCCGGCCCATTGCCACGCTCACCCTTTCGGTGGATCACCGGGTGATCGATGGCGCGGTGGCTGCCGCTTTCCTGGATGACCTGAGCGCGGTGTGTGAACGGCCGCATCTTATGGCTTTGTGA